From the genome of Amylibacter sp. IMCC11727:
TGTGGATGCGATGAAAGACGCCGCAAAGGTGTAATCACCAAAAGACTCAGAAAATGACTCGCCACGAATTGTTAACCAATAGTTTGTGCGAGCCAAATTCGACACTACGCTTTACGATCCTTGAAACACTCTTGTACTCAAATAAAATGGCATGAGGCGTGAAATATGGGTCCTACAAACATGATCGTTCGCAAAGCCAAAACAACAGACGCGGCAGAAGCTATCTCTGTTATTCGATTGTCTATTTCCAAGCTGTGCGTCGCAGACCATAAAAATGATGCCTCTGAACTTTCTGGTTGGCTCTCCAACAAAACACTCACGCAATGGGTTCAATGGCTCGGTCGAGAAGACGCAATTTTGCTGGTTTTAGAAAAGGGAAACAAATTGCTCGGTGTTGGAATGATCGACCACCAAGGTGAAATTTTGCTTAATTACGTCCATCCAGACAATCGGCTCACTGGTGTGAGTAAAACACTTCTAACTGCGCTTGAGGAGGAGGCACGCGCATTGGGACTAACTTCTTGCTTTCTAAAAAGTACCATAACAGCCGCAAAATTCTATCAAAGTTGCGGTTACGTGCAGGGAAGCGCAGCTCGGCTCGAACTCGAAAAACAGCTATAACCCAATCACTCCCCCTTAAACTTCCGCATCGCGTCGCGCTCCTGACGATTGGGTCGCCCTGATCGCTCCGCCTCTGGATTGGGCACATACACGCCCTTCTCCTTCTTCACGGGTGGGGACAAATCCACATACAACGTCTGCGCCTCAACCGCTGGGCCACGGCGTTCGCCGATGGCCACAACCTCAATCACGCGCACGTCGTCTTCCTTGGGGAACGTAATCACGTCCCCCGCCCCCACAGCCACGCTGCCTTTGGCGATTTTTACGGAATTGATGCGACAATGCCCTGCGGCGATCATCTTTGCGCTCAATCCGCGCGATTTGAAAAACCGCGCGAACCACAGCCATTTGTCGATGCGGATTGTCTCACGCGGTGCGTTCAAGATTTACCTTTAAGCGCCATCAAAGCCGCGAACGGGTTGTCTGGATCAATCGGCTTGTCTTTCTTTGGCGCAGGCTTGGAAGAATGCACCTTCGGCTTGCCACCTTGCGGCTTCTTACCTTTGCCTTTGGCTCCACCTTTGCCCGCTGGGCGCTGGTTGCGGCCTTGATCGGAGGGGCGCTTCTTCGGAACCCAACGGAAGGTATAAAACACTTCCATTTCCGCCTCTGCCGCCTCAGTCGGGGCTGCTTCTTCGGCAGGGGTGGCTTCTGCCGTGTCTGCAACAGGGGCATCTTCCGCTTTTGCTTCCGCGTTGCCCTCAACAACGGGCGCTGCCTCGGCAACCGCCTTCACCTTTTCACGCTCGCCCCGCTCCCCAGCATAGCCCAAGCCACCCATCAAATCGGCAAACTGCTCCAGCGTCATGCCCGTGATCGACAGCATATCTCCTGTGGCTTCAAACCCGCCACGTGTATCGACCGCGCGCAGCATATCCGCCAGCCGCTCCAGCATATCAATGCGAATGGCCCGCTCCCCAGCCAAACGATAACCCGCACGCGGGTAATACCCATTTGGCGCACCAACAACCGCAGGAATGGTCACCAACCCTGCAGGCGGTGCTTCGGGGAATTCACCCAACCCTTCGCTCAGCGACCACAAAACCAAACGCAATCGCGTTGGGGCGGGTTTCAACATCAGGTGCTGGAAAATCGTAAACTGGCCAAACCGCACACCGTGTTTGCGCAGCAAAGACCGCGCATCTTGGTCCAGCGATTTCACATCATCCGCAATAACAGACCGTGGAATAACCCCAAGGGATTCAATCAAACGGAACGCCACACCACGGGCCAACCCAACGATGGCTTCGTCGTTTTTCATCGCGATCAGTGGCTCAAACGCGGCTTCAATCTTGCGATTGATGAAATGGCTCAAACGGCGGCGTACTTTTTCGGCCACATCTTCGCCCGCCTCCATATCCACAAAGGGTTCCACCATCGGGCTCATTGCATCGGCCCCAGCAACCAGTTTGCCCACGGCAAACTCGCCCCACATCAACCCGCCTTGTTCGGTGAAATCAAACTCCGTGTCTGGCGCGTTGTAAAATCGATCCGCCAACAGCTTGAATTGCGGCTGCAAGGCCTGCAACGCGGCAGAGCGCAAAGTCTTTGCCTCTTCGCCTGTGGCACTTGGGTCCATCTGAAAACGGAAGCCCGTCAATTTACCTGCGAATTGGCCCTCGATGGTCACTTCACCTTTGTCGTTTACGTCAGCCACAAGGCTCTCCTTCTGT
Proteins encoded in this window:
- a CDS encoding GNAT family N-acetyltransferase; protein product: MIVRKAKTTDAAEAISVIRLSISKLCVADHKNDASELSGWLSNKTLTQWVQWLGREDAILLVLEKGNKLLGVGMIDHQGEILLNYVHPDNRLTGVSKTLLTALEEEARALGLTSCFLKSTITAAKFYQSCGYVQGSAARLELEKQL
- a CDS encoding RNA-binding S4 domain-containing protein, with the translated sequence MNAPRETIRIDKWLWFARFFKSRGLSAKMIAAGHCRINSVKIAKGSVAVGAGDVITFPKEDDVRVIEVVAIGERRGPAVEAQTLYVDLSPPVKKEKGVYVPNPEAERSGRPNRQERDAMRKFKGE